In a genomic window of Macaca nemestrina isolate mMacNem1 chromosome 18, mMacNem.hap1, whole genome shotgun sequence:
- the LOC105482879 gene encoding structure-specific endonuclease subunit SLX1 produces the protein MGPAGVTARPGRFFGVYLLYCLNPRYRGRVYVGFTVNPARRVQQHNGGRKKGGAWRTSGRGPWEMVLVVHGFPSAVAALRFEWAWQHPHASRRLAHVGPRLRGETAFAFHLRVLAHMLRAPPWARLPLTLRWLLPDLRQDLCLPPPPHVPLAFGPPPPQAPAPRCRAGPFDDAEPEPDQGDPGACCSLCAQTIQDEEGPLCCPNPGCWLRAHVICLAEEFLREEPGQLLPLEGQCPSCEKSLLWGDLIWLCQMDTEKEVEDSELEEAHWTDLLET, from the exons ATGGGTCCCGCGGGGGTCACGGCGAGGCCAGGGCGCTTCTTCGGCGTCTACCTGCTCTACTGCCTGAACCCCCGGTACCGGGGCCGCGTCTACGTGGGGTTCACTGTCAACCCTGCTCGTCGGGTCCAGCAGCACAATGGGGGCCGCAAAAAAGGCGGGGCCTGGCGGACCAGCGGGCGAGGGCCTTG gGAGATGGTGCTCGTCGTGCACGGCTTCCCGTCCGCCGTGGCTGCCCTTCGG TTTGAGTGGGCCTGGCAACATCCTCACGCCTCGCGCCGCCTGGCGCACGTGGGGCCTCGCCTGCGCGGAGAGACGGCCTTCGCGTTCCACCTGCGCGTGCTGGCGCACATGCTGCGCGCACCGCCCTGGGCGCGCCTCCCGCTCACGTTGCGCTGGCTGCTCCCCGACCTCCGCCAGGACCTCTgcctgccgccgccgccgcacgTGCCCCTAGCCTTCGGGCCTCCACCGCCCCAGGCCCCGGCCCCAAGGTGCCGCGCAGGTCCCTTTGATGACGCTGAGCCTGAGCCAGACCAGGGGGATCCAGGGGCTTGCTGCTCCCTGTGCGCCCAGACCATCCAG GATGAAGAGGGGCCCTTGTGTTGCCCCAACCCTGGCTGCTGGCTAAGGGCCCACGTGATCTGCCTGGCAGAGGAGTTCCTTCGGGAAGAACCAGGGCAGCTTCTGCCCCTAGAGGGCCAATGCCCTAG CTGTGAGAAGTCACTGCTTTGGGGAGACCTGATCTGGCTGTGCCAGATGGACACTGAGAAAGAAGTAGAAGACTCAGAATTAGAAGAG GCACACTGGACAGACCTGCTGGAGACCTGA
- the LOC105482878 gene encoding bolA-like protein 2 isoform X1, translating to MASAKSPDRWKARLLEGGSTALTYALVRAEVSFPAEVAPVRLQSSVAGVGAGVVSPLGCRPSWTTAMELSAEYLREKLQRDLEAEHVEVEDTTLNRCACSFRVLVVSAKFEGKPLLQRHRLVNACLAEELPHIHAFEQKTLTPEQWARERQK from the exons ATGGCAAGCGCGAAAAGCCCGGACCGTTGGAAAGCCCGGCTGCTTGAGGGCGGAAGTACTGCGTTGACGTACGCCTTAGTAAGGGCGGAAGTGAGTTTCCCAGCGGAAGTGGCTCCTGTAAGGCTGCAAAGCAGCGTGGCCGGCGTCGGAGCAGGGGTTGTGTCCCCGCTGGGCTGCCGTCCCAGCTGGACTACCGCCATGGAACTCAGCGCCGAATACCTCCGGGAGAAGCTGCAGCGGGACCTGGAGGCGGAGCATGTG GAGGTGGAGGACACGACCCTCAACCGTTGCGCCTGTAGCTTCCGAGTCCTGGTGGTGTCGGCCAAGTTCGAGGGGAAACCGCTGCTTCAGAGACACAG GCTGGTAAACGCGTGCCTAGCAGAAGAGCTCCCGCACATCCATGCCTTTGAACAGAAAACCCTGACCCCAGAGCAGTGGGCACGTGAGCGACAGAAATGA
- the LOC105482878 gene encoding bolA-like protein 2 isoform X2: MASAKSPDRWKARLLEGGSTALTYALVRAEVSFPAEVAPVRLQSSVAGVGAGVVSPLGCRPSWTTAMELSAEYLREKLQRDLEAEHVLPSPGGVGQVRGETAASETQAGKRVPSRRAPAHPCL, encoded by the exons ATGGCAAGCGCGAAAAGCCCGGACCGTTGGAAAGCCCGGCTGCTTGAGGGCGGAAGTACTGCGTTGACGTACGCCTTAGTAAGGGCGGAAGTGAGTTTCCCAGCGGAAGTGGCTCCTGTAAGGCTGCAAAGCAGCGTGGCCGGCGTCGGAGCAGGGGTTGTGTCCCCGCTGGGCTGCCGTCCCAGCTGGACTACCGCCATGGAACTCAGCGCCGAATACCTCCGGGAGAAGCTGCAGCGGGACCTGGAGGCGGAGCATGTG CTTCCGAGTCCTGGTGGTGTCGGCCAAGTTCGAGGGGAAACCGCTGCTTCAGAGACACAG GCTGGTAAACGCGTGCCTAGCAGAAGAGCTCCCGCACATCCATGCCTTTGA